The Archangium primigenium genomic interval CTGCTTAACGTGATGTCTCGGGAGGCAGGGAATGACCACGAAAAAGACCGACACGAAGAAGGACGCCATCGCGCACCTCGGCGAGCTCATCCAGGACATCAAGGTCACGATGATGACCACCGTCGAGGCGGATGGTTCCATCCGCAGTCGTCCCATGTGGACGCACAATGAGAACTTCAACGGTGAATTGTGGTTCTTCACGAATGAATCGGCCCCCAAGTGCGACGAGGTCCGGGACGATCATCACGTGAACCTCGCCTACTCGGATGCCAGCCGGGACCGCTATGTGTCCGTGAGTGGAATGGCGCGCATCGTGCGCGACCGGCAGAAGATCCACGCGCTGTGGGATCCCTCGCTCAAGGCCTGGTTCCCCAAGGGCGTGGACGACCCGGACATCGCCCTCATTTGTGTCTCGGTGGACAAGGCCGAGTACTGGGATACGCCCAACAAGCACATGGTGCAGCTCGTCGGCTTCGTGAAGAGCGTGCTCACGGGTGAAAAATACACGCCGGGTGATCATCAGAAGATCGATCTCGGCCAGGGCTCCGGCGCCGCGCACTGACAGCCGGACTGGATTCCTCTCATGAGGAATACCAAGACG includes:
- a CDS encoding pyridoxamine 5'-phosphate oxidase family protein — encoded protein: MTTKKTDTKKDAIAHLGELIQDIKVTMMTTVEADGSIRSRPMWTHNENFNGELWFFTNESAPKCDEVRDDHHVNLAYSDASRDRYVSVSGMARIVRDRQKIHALWDPSLKAWFPKGVDDPDIALICVSVDKAEYWDTPNKHMVQLVGFVKSVLTGEKYTPGDHQKIDLGQGSGAAH